The genomic window CGAGTCAGAAGTGGTTTACCACAACATGAAGGAAGAGTTCCAGAAATTGGGTATTATCTTTACAGATACGGATTCTGCCCTCAAGGAGTATCCAGACTTGTTTAAACAATACTTTGCGAAGTTGGTACCACCGACTGATAACAAGTTGGCAGCCCTCAACTCAGCAGTATGGTCGGGTGGAACCTTTATCTACGTGCCAAAAGGTGTCAAGGTAGATATTCCACTTCAAACCTACTTCCGTATCAATAACGAAAATACAGGTCAGTTCGAACGTACCTTGATTATCGTTGATGAGGGAGCAAGCGTCCACTACGTAGAAGGCTGTACAGCGCCAACTTATTCAAGCAACAGCTTGCACGCTGCCATTGTAGAAATTTTCGCTTTAGACGGAGCTTATATGCGTTATACAACCATCCAAAACTGGTCTGATAATGTCTATAACTTGGTAACAAAACGTGCCAAAGCTTTGAAAGATGCGACTGTTGAGTGGATTGATGGTAACTTGGGTGCCAAAACAACCATGAAATACCCATCTGTTTACCTAGATGGAGAAGGGGCCCGTGGTACCATGCTTTCAATCGCCTTTGCTAATGCTGGTCAACACCAAGATACGGGTGCCAAGATGATCCACAACGCACCACATACAAGCTCGTCTATCGTGTCTAAATCCATCGCTAAAGGCGGAGGTAAGGTTGACTACCGTGGACAAGTGACTTTCAACAAGAACTCTAAGAAATCTGTTTCTCACATCGAGTGTGATACTATTATCATGGATGACTTGTCAGCATCAGATACCATTCCTTTTAATGAAATTCACAACTCGCAAGTCGCTTTGGAACACGAAGCTAAGGTATCTAAGATTTCAGAAGAACAACTATACTACCTCATGAGCCGTGGTTTGTCAGAATCTGAGGCAACTGAGATGATCGTTATGGGATTTGTAGAGCCCTTCACAAAAGAACTTCCAATGGAATACGCAGTTGAGCTGAATCGCTTGATTAG from Streptococcus oralis includes these protein-coding regions:
- the sufB gene encoding Fe-S cluster assembly protein SufB, whose product is MAEERVEPKPIDLGEYKFGFHDDVEPVLSTGKGLNEEVIRELSAAKGEPEWMLEFRLKSYETFKKMPMQTWGADLSEIDFDDLIYYQKPSDKPARSWDEVPEKIKETFERIGIPEAERAYLAGASAQYESEVVYHNMKEEFQKLGIIFTDTDSALKEYPDLFKQYFAKLVPPTDNKLAALNSAVWSGGTFIYVPKGVKVDIPLQTYFRINNENTGQFERTLIIVDEGASVHYVEGCTAPTYSSNSLHAAIVEIFALDGAYMRYTTIQNWSDNVYNLVTKRAKALKDATVEWIDGNLGAKTTMKYPSVYLDGEGARGTMLSIAFANAGQHQDTGAKMIHNAPHTSSSIVSKSIAKGGGKVDYRGQVTFNKNSKKSVSHIECDTIIMDDLSASDTIPFNEIHNSQVALEHEAKVSKISEEQLYYLMSRGLSESEATEMIVMGFVEPFTKELPMEYAVELNRLISYEMEGSVG